Genomic segment of Panicum virgatum strain AP13 chromosome 2K, P.virgatum_v5, whole genome shotgun sequence:
GCTGAACCCAAAATAATTTTCTTATGCTCCACCAATTCACTATTTCAGTTTTTTTGTCAGTGATGAGTTCACATTGTTTTGATAGTAATGCTAACAGAGTAACAAATTTGAACATAAGACACATCACATGAGCCATAATTCGTAAACAATACTTATTGCCGATGGGGTCAATGTTTTGAAACTAACTGTTTTATTAGCTTTTCACCTAACCTCTTGAAATTCTTGCAAACTTCAACCAGGGTAACCACttccaaacttttttttatctCACTTGATATGATGATAGAATCTGAAGGTACGCGAATGACTAGTTCTCCCAGCCATGCAACAATGAGCTAGGGAACGTTAAAATTTAACACCAAGCTATTTCTCAGTTCTGTTCTCTCGACAACCTTTTATTAAGGTCATGTCGCCGCGGCACGTGACTGCTGCCACTCTGCTTCGTAAAAATAACTTGCAGCACCCTAAAGCCTTGGGAAATTGGTTTTTGAAGTGCATAATGTTAAGAGGCAATCCGTTCCTCAGATGAGCCAATAGGATTGCAGGGATCACATCCACTTGGATTAGCAACGTAGATTAATATTAGCAATTAGATGTAATCCTACAATCACGATGTAACCTCCCTGTAAAGTTCCGTACGGACTACGCTACCTTCTCAAGAACCGACATCGCCGGAAGCGCTGTCGGTTGGGCAACCGCGTATCCGTCAGGGTTCACAATCCCGGACGGGAAGTCCGGTTTCCGGGAAAATTTCCCGTTCCCGGAACTGTCCGGGACGCATTTCCCGGTCCGGGTTTTTGGCTTCCCGGATTCCAAATTCAAAAATCTAAAAGTCAAATTTTTTGGTCAAAAACGAATCCCGGAATCACTGTAGCGGTAATGTGAACCCTGGTATCCGTGTCCCCGAACGGGCATCTCGCGACTCCCGTGGCGACGGTTTGCTATGTATAAATCCCCGAGATCATTCAATGGAAAACTTGCAGTTCATTCATTCTTCTCTCGATTACACCCACGCTCAAACACGTTATCAGCACTGCTCGTCGAAGTCGAGAAGAAGAACTTTCCCGTCGGAAAGATTTCTACGGGATAAATCCAATGGAGGAGGAAATGTGTCTAGTAGATAGTGGCACTACCAATTCTATACTAAGGGACACCAAATATTTTCAGACTCTAACTAAGAGACAAAGAAATGTTCTAACAATCACGGGACGCGATGCAACAATAGTAGGCTCTGGCTGCGCTACTATTACACTTCCCATGGGTACTCAAATTACAATTGAGGATGCGGTATTGTATCCTGATTCAACTCGTACCTTACTTAGCTATAGAGATATCCGGAAAAATGGACTTCACGTGGAAACACATGAAGAACATAAAGAAGAATTTCTTCTCTTAATTAAAGATACCGGATATGGCAAACAACTTCTTGAGAAAATTCCCTCTTTACCATCTAGAATATATTATACATACATCAAACTCGTACCACATGTTGCCTATAAAATAATTTTTCAGAATGTTAATACATTCCAAACTTGGCATGATCGCCTTGGTCATCCTGGCATAGGGATGATGCGAAAAATTATAAACAATTCTCATGGTCATGACTTAGCTAATTCTAAGTTCTCAAACTCCTCTGATTTTATTTGCACTGCATGTGCCACTCGGAAATTGATTTTAAGACCATTTTATCTTAATAAAGCTGAACCACTTAAGTTCCTTGAAAGAATTCAAGGCGATATTTGTGGTCCTATAACTCCATTATCTGGACCATTCATATATTTCATGGTTCTAATAGATGCATCTACACGATGGACTCATGTGTGTGCCTATTATCCACATGCAACCATGCTTTTGCTAAACTAATAGCCCAAGTTATTAGACTTAGAGCAAATTATCCGGAACATCAGATAAAATCTATTAGAATGGATAATGCTGCTGAATTTTCCTCAAAAGCTTTCAATGACTATTGTATGGCTCTAGGCATTCAAGTTCAGCACTCAGTTCCATATGTCCACACTCAAAATAGTTTAGCAGAATCTCTTATCAAAAGAGTTAAGCTAATAGCAAGACCACTATTACAGAATTGTAATCTACCAACTTCATGTTGTGGTCATGCAGTAATACACGCTGCTGACTTACTACAATTGCGACCAACTGCATATCATACTGCTTCCCCTTTACAATTAGTACATGGAAATCCACCAAATATTTCCCATCTGCGAAAATTCGGTTGCGCTATATACGTACCGATTTTCACCACCAAAGCGTACAACAATGGGTCCACACAGGAAATTAGGGATCTATGCCGGGTATCAATCTCCGTCGATTATTAAATACCTGGAGCCCCTCACAGGGGACCTGTTTACGGCCCGATTCACAGACTCTATCTTCAATGAGGATCTTTTTccggcattagggggagattaCAAGTACCAAAAGGAATACCCGGAAATAAATTGGGATGCACAAGACATCTCCACTAACGATCCACGTACACAAGAATCTGAACTTCAAGTTCAGAAAATTATAAATTTGCAAAACATTGCTGCCAGATGCATTTAATTATTATAAAGGTGTCACTAAATCCTATCATCATGCTAGGAATGTGCCTGAAAGAATAGAGGTACCAAACAAAACTATTCAACTTCCACCTCAGAAACCGGTTCAAGGTAAGAGGGGGAGAAGTAAGGCCATTAATCAGGATGTGGCGCCAAAATGCCAAAGGAAACAAAATAACAAAAATTCTGAATTAGTAAATGTAACTCAACAACAAGTTGAGAGACATCAAGTGAATAAACAAAATTCACATCCCACATCAACAGTGCACTCAATATCTGATGTTGGGACATCAGAACGCCCTGACGATATCGTATTGGGAAATAACGAACCGTCACAAGGGGTAGAAGAAATTTCCATAAACTACATTGATTCTGGAGAATCATATGACCGAAAGACGACAATTGTCGACATATACTTTGCCGAAACAATTGCTGAAATTATCCAAAATAATCCAGATCCAAAGACCATGGCAGAGTGCAAAAAGCGTTCGGACTGGAACAAATGGAAAGAAGCAATTCAAGCAGAGTTAGCCTCGCTCACAAAAAGAAAGGTATTCGCCTACACCTTCAAAAATCTTCCCTGTGGGGTTTAAATGGGTTTTCATTCGAAAACGGAATGAAAAAAATGAGGTGGTGAGATACAAATCGAGACTTGTAGCACAAGGGTTCACGCAGAGACCTAGCATTGGTTTCAATGAAACATACTCTCCAGTTATGAGTGGAATAACATTTCGATACTTAATAGCATTGGCAGTTCAAAATCATCTATCTATGTAGTTGATGGATATAGTGACAGCATATTTATATGGGTCACTTGATTCGGATATTTACATGAAGGTTTCCGATGGAATCCCTATTCCGAATCCTAAAGTAAGTCACAACACATATTGTGTAAAACTAAATAAGTCGCTATATGGCTTAAAACAGTCGGGACGTATGTGGTACAACCGACTGAGTGAATTCCTATTACAAAAGGGATACATCAATAATGATGATTTCCCATGTGTTTTCATAAAGAAATCCCAAACGGGATTCTGCATTATATCTGTATATGTGGATGATTTAAATATCATTGGCAACCCACATGATATCAATGAAGCACGCAATCTCTTAAAAACGgaatttgagatgaaggatttgggtcaaaccaaattttgcttGGGTTTACAAATAGAGCACCTTCACTCAAGAATTTTAGTACATTAGTCTGCCTATATCCAGAAaccactagagaaatttaatatGGATAAATCATATCCATCCAAAACTTCCATGGCTATTCGATCTCTAGACATGGAGAAAGATCCATTTAGACTGAgggatgaagatgaagaagtaCTGAGACCCGAGGTCCCATACCTGAGTGTCATTGGAGCACTTATGTATCTTGCAAATCAAACTAGACATGATATTGCATTTGCTGTAAATTTACTAGCTAGACATAGTGCTGCTCCAACTAAACGTCATTGGACAGGAGCTAAACATATCTTACGATATCTCAATGGCACCAAAGATCTTGGATTATTTTTCCAAAGAAACCAAGACACAACTATGATTGGATACACTGATGCTGGTTATTTATCTGATCCCTATAATGGCAGATCTCAGAcaggttttgtatttttatatAGAGGAACAGCTATATCATGGAAGTCTTCTAAACAGACCCTTGTAACAACCTCTACAAATCATTCCGAAATTGTTGCACTATATGAAGCATCACGTGAATGTGTATGGCTCCGAAGAATGATTAATCACATACAACAATCTAGTGGAATTGGTTCCATTGAATCACCTACAATTAACTATGAAGATAATTCTGCTTGTATTACACAAATGGAAACAGGCTATATCAAAAGTAATATAACCAAACATATTTCTCCAAAATTATTCTATCCTCATGAATTACAAAAGAATGGAGAAATAAACATTTTGCAAACAAAGTCTTGTGATAATCTCGCTGATTTATTCACTAAGTCATTACCAGGTCCCATGTTCCAAAATTTTGTTCATGGGATTGGTATGCGACGACTTAAAGACTTGCAAGCTTCAGGGGAGATACTCTCTGAAATTAATCATTTGTGTTAAAACATTATATTGTACTATTTTCCTATTTATGAGTTTTTATAAACTTTCTCATAaataaagtttttaatgagaCAATATACGATACATATCATGTCATATTTCCTATTTTCCTCAAAAGAGGTTTTTAAAGGAAACAACAAAGAAATTTTCTTCCTCATATTTTTCCCACGTGGTTTTTGAGGAGGATATATTAATTATGGCTCATAATCCATAACATTGTTCTAAACTAAATTATGGATTTTTCCTTTATAGGTTTTTCCATATAAGTTTACAATGAACAATAACCTAAATATGTGTCATATCATTTCTCCTAATTTTTCCTACAGGTTTTGAGGAGTTTAATGACATATCAACAAACATTATCACCTCATATTTTTCCTACAAGGTTTTTTGGAGGTTCTGAAGCTATTGATTGATCTCAAGACTGGATGCAATCAGGGGGAGTGTTAAGAGGCAATCCGTTCCTCAggagatgagccaataggatTGCAGGGATCACATCCACTTGGATTTGGATTAGCAACGTAGATTAATATTAGCCATTAGATGTAATCCTACAATCACGATGTAACCTCCCTATAAAGTTCGTACAGACTACGCTACCTTCTCAAGAACCGACATCGCCGGAAGCGCTGTCCGTTGGGCGACCGCGTAAGCGCTGTCCGTTGGGCGACCGCGTATCCGTGTCCCCGAACGGGCATCTCGCGACTCCCATGGCGACGGTTCGCTATGTATAAATCCCCGAGATCATTCAATAGAAAACTTGCAGTTCATTCATTCTTCTCTCGATTACACCCACGCTCAAACACATAAATGACACGGGGAGAACCGAAAAGGAACACAAGAAACGTGTCTGTCACTATTTATATTTAACAAGTAATGTTGATAGTGTAACTTAGGCATCCCGGACATCTCTTCCTCCCAAAATTGGATAAGAGAAAAAGAATAGCTGCTCCAAAATTCTGTTTTGAAGCCTCAGCAACCTCTTGTCTCCACCCATGAAACCCTAATCCTCTCTATGTACCAGTTCGCTAATACAACTGCTGTAACAAGGGGCCACAGCTCACACGGCATCCTACAATCAGTCGTCGCCACCTCCATCATCAACATCCATGGCAGCATCGTCGTCGTCCCCTGCATCTGCTTGGTCATCAGCAGCATCCACATCCATGAGGCCCTGCCTGTGCGCTTCTTCATTCATCGCGTCCAGCGCTTCAGCTTTCGGCTCTGCAGGAGGATTCTTTTCCACAAACATGGTCTTCAGGTTATCCTCAGCAAAGAATGCGCCGAATGGCTTTGGGACCTGCAAGATGTGCACAGTTTGGATTCATCCCAGATGCTTTGCTCTTTCAAGCTAAGAAACAACACAGAAGCAATAACAATCTCACCTTGAAGTAGCTCTTTCGCTCTTTGGCACTCTCGACAAGATTGTTCCAGTGTTCATCTTTCTGCAGTGTTGAAGCGGAACCTACAACCTGCAGTATGCAAATTGATATTTGGATTCACAAGTAAACGAACAAAGGGCATAAAACAAGACATGTGAAAAGAAAGTTGGTTCTAAATGTCAGCTAAATCTTGTAGATGGATGCAACCATCAAACATTAAACAGCATCCTTGAACAAGCATATCTGCTTTTGCATGTATGAATGCATGCAAGAGAATCTTGACTATTCTGTATACATCTTGTTAGGCCACATAGCTCCTTAATTATTGAATTTACAACCTGCGACTAGTGGCGGATCCACATGGGGGGCTGCGGGGGCTCCAGCCCAGCTACTATGTTCAGCTTCGGGATCCGCCCAGCAACTATGTCTTAGTTGACACCATAAGCGCATATATGCCATGAGTAATTGAGTATCATGCATAAGATGGTGCTGATGCAACTGCCGTCTGCAGATGATgcaaaacaaaatattaaagaaTAAAGTTTGAAGCTTGGAGAAGAGGCACTTACCAGTACAGCAGACCTTGCTCTCGTGATGGCAACATTCATTCGCCGAAAATCAGAAACAAACCCAATTTTTTGCTCCTTGTTGCATCTTACACAAGTAAAAATGACTACCTCTCTTTCACGGCCCTACATACAAGTAGTGAGATACATCACTACCGATACTTCTATATAAGGAGGCATCCAGCTGATTTGTAAAGAAATCCCATCCGTAACACGAGCTTTTTTAGGCGAATTTCGCAAAATGAGCTTGTTACCTGGAATCCATCAACAGTGTTTACATCTATCACTTCCTTTGATTGATCCCCAAAGGTTAACCGAAAATTATCCTTCAATAGTTTCATCTGTTGCCTGTACGGTGATATAACAGCCACTTCAGAACTAGATTTGAGTTCTGGATAGCGCATTGCCAATTGGTGATATAGGAGAGTTATAAATTCCACTTCATCTTGATTCACCCAAGAACCACTTCCAGGTGGCTGCGTTTCAACACCATCAatgtcaaagaaacaaaatggtCCGAAGCAGGTGTAGGAATGCCATGGGCGTTTTTTGCTGAGACCCCCTGCATCTTGTAGCGCTCCTTCATAAAATTCTTTTGAAGGGAAGATACTAATCTGTTTTGGATTGGATAATGGATTACAACAATCATTCCAGTTTCCAGCTTAAGAAAGACTGAGCATGCGATACATTCCACCGAGGAAGGGAAATTTACCTCTGGATGCATGCGATACTGAATTTTAAGCATTTGCACCGGAAAACCAGCACCTTGAAATCTTTTGAACAAGCTTGTTCCATATCTAACAGATAAACGAACATCATCTTAGCAATTACAGCACCTGAACAATTGGACCAGTATAAAGAAAATAAGAATCATCTTACCCCAATTTCTGAGCAGTAGATGAAATGACTGTTGCGGGCAACTGAACTGGGTCGCCAACCTGATTAGGATATTAGGAGATAGTAAATGCTACAGTGAatcactaacaaaagctagTCAACGCATTCATCAACCAAGTTGCTAAAAGAACACTTTTTGAGTGATAGAAATCGAGTGAAATGGTGAGACTGGACACACACACTCTCCAAGAAATGAAAGCATGATGTTGGCACGAGCCCAGACAGACAAAAGTTTCTTTATGTACTACAACCCTGAGAAGAGGAAATATTCAAAATATCACATGCCTGATTTCTATCATATAATAAGGTACTATATGGATGAATAATATACATATTGCACAAGGGTTGGAACAAAAGAAAGAACGTGTAGAACAAATGCGAAAAGTCCAACATACAAGAAAAATTTGTCTGGACCCATGGACCAAGGGTATAAGAGTTGCAGGTTccacctgaaaaacaataaAATAAGTTAAAGTTCAGAAATATTAATTAAAATAGAGGCATAGAGAATATGCCAATATCCCAGATGGTAATGTAAATGTTCCATAATAAAAGCAATGTTTAAAAGATATCCTCACAGCTTGTGCAGCTTCGTCGATTATAACAACATCAAAAGTGCGGCTCATCCTGCTGAAAATTGACGATCCGCTGAAACTCAGAGTAGAAAATACCTACAAATTTTGCTTGCAATGAGAACAAATTATAATAGATAAACTCAACTACTAATATAGCAGATGACGTACAATGGCGGCTTCGTCCAGTATTGAAGCTCTAATCCGATCATATTCGCCAGCTCCTCGTCTCCCACCATCTAATGTGCGATCTACACCAGAAAGTTTTTGTTGTATCTGCAAAGGTATTAACTCATTGTAGTTGATAGAAGTTAGACAGAAAATGCTTTGCAGATTAAATCATGTACCAGGTAATCCATAGAAACTGCTTTAACAGAATGATGTGCCTTCACTCCAATGCGCACAATTTTAGGGTTGTAAGTGTTGTTATTTTCATCTCGGAttcctggaaaaaaaaagacattatTTCATTTCTTAATTTGCTCATGATGCATcctaatgatttttttttgtgagcaAACAATGATGCATGGTAATGATACCGTAAGTCTGAAAAAGTCCAGTTCGCTTAGTGAAAAAATGCATaagatgcaaaaagaaaaaagaagttaTGGGAGCATACAGCATAGCAACTGCATCGGATTACGTAGCATTTAGCAACGAAACCTTTACCTGTGTTAAGAACACGTAACACAATCTCATCAAGTGCTGAGTTGGATGGagcacagaccaacacatgggCCCGATACTTGCGATTGGAGCTTACAACTTCAGGTTTCTGTAGAGAAATGTTTTGCCTTGTAAGGAGTAAACTAATCAATACATCAGGGCCAAATTTAGCAAGTATACAATACAGAAGAGTACCAGTTCATTTCCAGTGGGGTAAAAACCATCATCACCATCGACAGGCATAATCAAATCTCTAGGATTTGCACCAAATAACCAAGGAGATGCTTTTACCCAGTGTGCATACCTGCCATGTATAATCCACAATATTAGTGCCAACAAAAACTTCCAGTAGCATTGTGCATGTAAATCTGGAACCGGTATTACACTAAAAAATCATATTCTTATCAGTTTCCACATAGCACCAGGTAGATATTACAGATGGTTACAATAGATGGTGCCATATGTAAAGTAACAGCAGTCATGCCATTTGGTGGATTTAAGATATCCAAGGAATTAGACAAATGTCAAGAACTAAGAAATTTGTAGTAACTAAATAAACCATGCAGGTCTATAAGAAAAATCAGGTATTACACCGAAAAAATCATATTCTTATCAGTTTCCACATAACACCAGGTAGATATTAGCGATGGTTACAATAGATGGTGCCATATGTAAAGTAACAGCAATCATGCCGTTTGGTGGATTTAAGATATCGAAGTAATAAGAAAAATGTCAAGAACTAAGAAATTTGTAGAACTAAATAAACCATGCAGATCTATAAGAAAAATCAGCTAAGGAGGCAGCATTCCAAAACTGCAAGGAATAACTCATAATTTTGACGCTGTTAGACATTCTTACTCAGATTTTTATGCTCCCAATTTACATGCCAAAAGTCAAAATAAATATGATAGAAATTAACTAGGAGATCTGCGATTTTCAACATACTTGCCATCAATGTCCAGCTCTGGTCCATGTTTTTGAACGTCAAATCCTCCTCTGCATTACAGAATCAGAAGCATATGAGATGCATGTGCCAAGTTTAGCTATGGACGAAGAATGTGGAGGGGAAAAATGATGGATAGGCTTCTGCAGAATGCAGTCAAAACTTTTTGTTTCCGTTCTATCTACTCTCACATCTGATAAACATGTTGATTTTCTATCCTCGAAAACAGAATTACTATTCGATAAACTGAAAAAggataaacaagcaaagttGTTACTTTGTCTTCATTCTTGCAGGAGCAGAATGGAGAACGGCACTGAGAAGTCCAAGGATAGTTTGTGTCTTTCCAGTTCCTGGAGGACCCTGCAAATAAATAGTTACAAGAAGTAACATAAAATCAGTAAATTGCGCATTTCTCTTAACTTTAGTGTGTTTGAGGGGGGGAAACTCGAAGTAGTGTGATGTGTTGGATCTGCATAGCCTTCTAAACAAAAAGCATATATC
This window contains:
- the LOC120678221 gene encoding probable helicase MAGATAMA 3, whose translation is MAVEKSGGAAAASPSTSTSTLDCFQKIVLSWDYLRLVAESKGSKQGKGLQRVKDTYESVADYLSVFEPLLFEEVKAQIVRGRSDEEEGDASLDWQRVAVGLCAESEGFHKFSMAVENEFRETVSENDLLLLSKEKFEEGVTPTAYAFALVEQRGGSANISLRAFVAGEIQNLNVSKPVDSPRLKRFASILAAESSTLWILKVCSLSTIMREFTAMHSVACLPFKDLILSAAEKHKDVDDQSRAWNAPQPLMDHLKANLNDSQLEAVNAGLSRRSFVLIQGPPGTGKTQTILGLLSAVLHSAPARMKTKGGFDVQKHGPELDIDGKYAHWVKASPWLFGANPRDLIMPVDGDDGFYPTGNELKPEVVSSNRKYRAHVLVCAPSNSALDEIVLRVLNTGIRDENNNTYNPKIVRIGVKAHHSVKAVSMDYLIQQKLSGVDRTLDGGRRGAGEYDRIRASILDEAAIVFSTLSFSGSSIFSRMSRTFDVVIIDEAAQAVEPATLIPLVHGSRQIFLVGDPVQLPATVISSTAQKLGYGTSLFKRFQGAGFPVQMLKIQYRMHPEISIFPSKEFYEGALQDAGGLSKKRPWHSYTCFGPFCFFDIDGVETQPPGSGSWVNQDEVEFITLLYHQLAMRYPELKSSSEVAVISPYRQQMKLLKDNFRLTFGDQSKEVIDVNTVDGFQGREREVVIFTCVRCNKEQKIGFVSDFRRMNVAITRARSAVLVVGSASTLQKDEHWNNLVESAKERKSYFKVPKPFGAFFAEDNLKTMFVEKNPPAEPKAEALDAMNEEAHRQGLMDVDAADDQADAGDDDDAAMDVDDGGGDD